The following proteins come from a genomic window of Misgurnus anguillicaudatus chromosome 10, ASM2758022v2, whole genome shotgun sequence:
- the dnali1 gene encoding axonemal dynein light intermediate polypeptide 1, whose product MIPPSDSLLKYESPVLVSKNTERKSPKSRPLKVSPQQTSVSGPVPPPPKPKSPDASHQQTEEILNAILPPREYIEDGQLWVQAVSSAPCTRADVINLQEELYKKLQQRQARETGICPVRRDLYSQCFDELIRQVTINCAERGLLLLQVRDEIRMTIAAYQTLYESSVAFGMRKALQGEQGKLDMENKILELESEKRDFERQVSEQVAKCEAIERHETERREIEEKQHAEEVQFLKRANQQLKAQLESIITLKNKP is encoded by the exons atgaTTCCTCCTTCCGACTCCCTGCTGAAGTATGAGTCTCCAGTGTTAGTGAGCAAAAACACCGAAAGGAAATCCCCAAAG AGTCGCCCTTTAAAAGTAAGTCCTCAACAGACGTCAGTCAGTGGCCCTGTCCCACCTCCACCTAAACCCAAGAGTCCAGATGCCAGCCATCAGCAAACAGAAGAGATCTTGAATGCTATTCTACCACCTAG GGAATATATAGAGGACGGCCAATTATGGGTACAGGCGGTGTCCAGCGCACCATGCACTCGTGCAGACGTCATTAATTTGCAAGAAGAGCTGTACAAAAAACTACAGCAGCGCCAGGCTAGGGAGACAGGCATATGCCCTGTCCGCCGTGATCTCTACTCTCAATGCTTTG ATGAGCTGATCAGGCAGGTCACAATAAACTGTGCCGAGCGGGGACTTCTGCTGTTGCAAGTCCGAGATGAGATCCGCATGACCATTGCTGCCTATCAAACATTGTACGAGAGCAGCGTGGCCTTTGGCATGAGGAAAGCTCTTCAGGGCGAGCAAGGAAAGTTGGACATGGAGAACAAG ATATTGGAGTTGGAGAGTGAAAAGCGAGATTTCGAGAGGCAGGTGAGCGAGCAGGTGGCTAAATGTGAGGCTATTGAGAGACATGAAACCGAGCGGAGGGAAATTGAGGAAAAGCAGCATGCAGAAGAGGTCCAGTTCCTCAAAAGAGCCAATCAGCAACTTAAG GCACAGTTGGAGAGTATAATTACCCTGAAGAACAAACCATGA